A genomic segment from Glycine max cultivar Williams 82 chromosome 1, Glycine_max_v4.0, whole genome shotgun sequence encodes:
- the ALMT3 gene encoding aluminum-activated malate transporter 9 produces MESIEISIPTKPELHESGTKSGANKAWLRDQIQSVWDFCKEDTGREIFALKAGLAVLLVSLLILFEALCQVFGPNIVWAILTAVLVFEDTVGATFNRGFNRALGTLVAGILAIVVAETALSCGHVAEPIIIGLSIFMIAVITSYMKTWPPLVQYEYGFRVALLTYCLIIVSDYRMGNPIRTMFDRLYSIAIGGIISMLVNVSIFPLWAGDQLHKELVKNFHSVADSLEECVKKYLEDVPEKSKVTMASIDAFPDEPAYKRCQSSLNSGSKLETLAKSAKWEPPHGRFMHISYPWAQYVNVGAVLRYCAYEVMALHSIVHAEIQVPYKLRVVFQTEIQEASNQAAEIVRILGRDISRMEWSLKNSHINRLHSSIKRLQRSMYFQYSYLLTSTFEPPILDNSSKSFANNISHIFYHLPYQREMAEQVECYHEITRKQLKRLYSWPPREVDAFEEDSEKNIKLLAGERKAKALESTAILSLTNFAFSLVEFVARVDHLIEAVDKLSKMAKFKPNDGL; encoded by the exons ATGGAGAGCATTGAAATTAGCATTCCTACTAAACCTGAGCTGCATGAGAGTGGCACGAAATCTGGAGCCAACAAAGCTTGGCTTCGAGATCAGATTCAGAGTGTATGGGATTTTTGCAAGGAAGACACTGGTAGAGAAATATTTGCACTCAAAGCTGGGCTGGCTGTTCTTCTTGTGTCTTTGCTTATATTATTTGAAGCCCTATGCCAAGTCTTTGGGCCAAATATTGTATGGGCCATTCTCACTGCTGTCCTTGTATTCGAAGACACTGTTG GAGCAACGTTTAATCGAGGATTTAATCGAGCACTGGGAACCTTGGTGGCGGGAATCTTGGCCATTGTTGTTGCTGAGACAGCACTATCCTGTGGCCATGTCGCTGAGCCTATTATCATTGGCCTTAGTATTTTCATGATCg CCGTCATAACTTCGTACATGAAAACTTGGCCACCGCTTGTGCAGTATGAGTACGGGTTTAGGGTGGCACTGCTAACCTATTGCTTGATCATAGTTTCTGACTATCGAATGGGAAATCCAATTAGAACTATGTTCGATCGGTTGTATTCCATCGCCATTGGAGGAATAATATCAATGTTGGTCAATGTCTCTATTTTTCCTCTATGGGCTGGGGACCAGTTACATAAAGAATTGGTCAAAAACTTTCATTCAGTGGCAGATTCACTTGAGG AATGTGTCAAGAAATATTTAGAAGATGTACCAGAGAAGTCTAAAGTCACCATGGCTAGCATAGATGCATTTCCAGACGAACCGGCTTATAAGAGATGTCAAAGCAGCTTGAATTCAGGGTCAAAGCTTGAGACTCTG GCAAAATCAGCAAAATGGGAACCACCACATGGTAGATTCATGCACATTTCATATCCATGGGCACAATATGTTAATGTTGGGGCAGTCTTGCGATACTGTGCTTATGAAGTTATGGCACTCCATAGCATTGTACACGCTGAAATTCAG GTACCCTACAAATTGCGGGTTGTGTTCCAAACTGAAATCCAAGAGGCATCAAACCAAGCTGCAGAGATAGTAAGGATTTTGGGAAGAGACATTAGCCGCATGGAGTGGAGTCTGAAAAATTCCCACATTAACAGGCTTCATAGCTCTATTAAGAGGCTGCAACGTTCTATGTACTTCCAATATTCTTATCTACTGACATCCACTTTTGAACCCCCTATCCTTGATAACTCTTCAAAGTCCTTTGCAAACAATATTTCACATATCTTCTACCATTTACCGTATCAAAGGGAGATGGCAGAACAAGTAGAATGTTATCATGAGATAACGAGGAAGCAGTTGAAAAGACTATATTCTTGGCCACCTAGAGAAGTGGATGCTTTTGAAGAAGATAGTGAGAAAAACATTAAGTTGTTAGCTGGGGAGAGAAAGGCGAAAGCCTTAGAGAGTACTGCAATTTTGTCATTGACTAACTTCGCTTTCTCGCTCGTGGAGTTTGTGGCAAGAGTTGACCATTTGATAGAGGCAGTTGATAAGCTTTCCAAGATGGCCAAGTTCAAGCCTAACGATGGGTTATAG
- the LOC100809618 gene encoding Protein PAM71, chloroplastic-like: MHSHSHPHALPRPHSLLPSSFLLLLPPSSLRISNTKRLQSSTFALSQNETKFPTQPYKNSNNSSQSLAHISNCKFPLARPLVSSSHPASTNSSTKLLNSMLLFAFLTLQPSYPALAASSDFSTIFGDIGDLSTGFASAFLLIFFSELGDKTFFIAALLAARNSAGVVFIGTFGALAAMTLISVVLGRTFHYVDEILPFRFGETDLPIDDIAAVCLLVYFGVSTLLDASSSDGQKSDEEQKEAELAVSEFSGNGAGILSAASTVASTFLLVFVAEWGDKSFFSTIALAAASSPLGVIAGALAGHGVATLLAVLGGSLLGTYLSEKVIAYIGGVLFLVFAAITLFEIVQ; the protein is encoded by the exons ATGCACTCTCACTCACACCCACATGCCTTGCCACGCCCACATTCACTACtcccttcttcttttcttcttcttcttcctccttccTCTCTCCGCATCTCCAATACTAAGAGGCTGCAGTCCTCAACTTTCGCCCTCTCCCAAAATGAAACCAAATTCCCAACGCAGCCTTACAAGAATTCCAACAATTCGTCTCAATCACTTGCTCACATCTCCAATTGCAAATTCCCCTTGGCTCGGCcccttgtttcttcttctcatCCCGCTAGTACTAATTCATCCACCAAGCTTCTCAACTCTATGCTGCTCTTCGCCTTCCTCACACTTCAACCCTCTTATCCTGCACTTGCTGCTTCTTCTGACTTCTCCACTATATTTGGGGATATTGGTGACTTAAGCACAGGTTTTGCTTCA GCGTTTCTGCTAATATTTTTCTCTGAACTGGGAGACAAGACCTTTTTCATTGCA GCGCTACTAGCAGCTAGGAACTCAGCTGGTGTTGTTTTTATTGGAACATTTGGCGCACTTGC GGCAATGACTCTGATATCTGTTGTCCTTGGACGAACCTTTCATTATGTTGATGAAATCTTGCCATTCag GTTTGGAGAAACTGATTTACCCATTGATGATATTGCTGCTGTTTGCCTATTG GTGTACTTTGGGGTCTCTACCCTGCTGGATGCCTCATCTAGCGATGGCCAAAAATCAGATGAAGAGCAGAAGGAG GCAGAACTAGCAGTTTCTGAATTTTCTGGAAATGGTGCTGGGATACTATCTGCTGCTAGCACAGTTGCCAGTACTTTTCTCTTAGTTTTTGTTGCTGAATGGGGCGACAAGTCATTTTTCTCCACAATTG CCCTtgcagcagcttcttctccccTTGGAGTCATAGCTGGAGCACTGGCTGGTCATGGTGTTGCAACTTTG CTAGCTGTACTTGGGGGTTCTTTACTTGGGACGTATTTGTCAGAGAAG gTTATTGCCTACATCGGAGGTGTTCTCTTTCTCGTCTTTGCCGCAATAACCTTATTTGAAATTGTGCAATAG
- the LOC100808536 gene encoding calcium-dependent protein kinase 1 isoform X2: MRQKPNVRLSHQSHMVSRFSPDRVNTKKQQRSNDTVSMGNCNSEASSQTQPHSDHHPQPRSNSNGITVLPPNSKPSVGRVLGRPMEDVRSTYTFGRELGRGQFGVTYLVTHKHTKQQFACKSIATPKLVHRDDLEDVRREVQIMHHLTGHRNIVELKGAYEDRHSVNLIMELCGGGELFDRIIAKGHYSERAAADLCRQIVTVVHDCHTMGVMHRDLKPENFLFLSKDENSPLKATDFGLSVFFKPGDVFKDLVGSAYYVAPEVLRRSYGPEADIWSAGVILFILLSGVPPFWSKKEQGIFDAILRGHIDFTSDPWPSISSSAKDLVKKMLRADPKQRLSAVEVLDHPWMREDGASDKPLDVAVLSRMKQFRAMNKLKKVALKVIAENLSEEEIIGLKEMFKSMDTDNSGTITFEELKAGLPKLGTKVSESEVRQLMEAADVDGNGTIDYIEFITATMHMNRMEREDHLYKAFEYFDKDRSGYITMEELESTLKKYNMGDEKTIKEIIVEVDTDNDGRINYDEFVAMMRKGKPDLVTNRRRK, from the exons ATGCGTCAAAAACCGAACGTTCGATTGAGTCATCAAAGTCATATGGTTTCACGTTTCAGTCCTGATCGAGTAAACACCAAGAAGCAGCAGCGCAGTAACGACACCGTTTCGATGGGGAACTGTAACAGCGAAGCCTCTTCCCAAACTCAGCCACATTCCGATCACCATCCCCAACCACGCTCCAACTCCAACGGCATCACCGTCCTTCCTCCCAATTCGAAGCCCTCCGTTGGCCGGGTCTTGGGCCGGCCCATGGAGGACGTCCGCTCCACCTACACCTTCGGCCGCGAACTGGGCCGCGGCCAATTCGGCGTGACATACCTTGTGACCCACAAACACACCAAACAACAATTCGCGTGCAAATCCATCGCCACGCCCAAACTCGTCCACCGCGACGACTTGGAGGATGTCCGGCGAGAGGTGCAGATCATGCACCACCTCACCGGCCACCGCAACATCGTGGAGCTCAAGGGCGCTTACGAGGACCGCCACTCCGTTAACCTCATCATGGAGCTCTGCGGCGGCGGCGAGCTCTTCGACCGGATCATTGCCAAGGGCCACTACTCCGAGCGCGCCGCCGCCGACCTCTGCCGCCAGATCGTGACGGTGGTCCACGATTGCCACACCATGGGAGTGATGCACAGGGATCTCAAGCCAGAGAACTTCCTGTTCCTCAGCAAGGACGAGAACTCGCCGCTTAAGGCCACGGACTTCGGTCTCTCCGTGTTCTTCAAGCCCG GCGACGTGTTTAAGGATCTTGTCGGGAGTGCGTACTATGTTGCTCCTGAGGTGCTGCGTAGAAGCTATGGACCCGAAGCTGATATTTGGAGTGCTGGGGTTATATTGTTCATTTTGCTCTCCGGTGTCCCTCCCTTCTGGTCAA AAAAGGAACAAGGTATCTTTGATGCTATTCTTCGTGGCCATATTGATTTCACATCAGATCCTTGGCCTTCCATATCGAGTAGTGCCAAAGATCTGGTCAAGAAGATGTTACGAGCTGACCCCAAACAAAGGCTCTCAGCAGTTGAAGTCCTTG ATCATCCTTGGATGAGAGAAGATGGAGCATCTGATAAGCCTCTAGATGTTGCTGTTTTATCCAGAATGAAACAATTCAGGGCAATGAACAAGCTAAAGAAAGTTGCTCTGAAG GTTATTGCTGAAAACCTTTCTGAAGAAGAAATCATTGGCTTGAAGGAAATGTTTAAATCCATGGACACAGATAACAGTGGAACAATCACTTTTGAAGAGTTGAAAGCTGGTCTGCCAAAACTGGGTACTAAGGTTTCTGAGTCTGAAGTAAGGCAGTTGATGGAAGCG GCTGATGTAGACGGAAATGGGACCATTGATTACATTGAATTTATAACAGCTACCATGCACATGAATAGAATGGAAAGAGAGGACCACCTATATAAagcttttgaatattttgacaAGGATAGAAGCGG GTACATCACAATGGAAGAGTTGGAATCTacccttaaaaaatataatatgggTGATGAGAAAACAATAAAGGAAATCATTGTGGAAGTCGATACAGACAAT GATGGAAGAATTAATTATGATGAGTTTGTAGCCATGATGAGGAAAGGCAAACCAGATTTAGTAACCAACAGACGTCGCAAATGA
- the LOC100810155 gene encoding cation/H(+) antiporter 18 — protein sequence MASNATSKNACPPPMKATSNGAFQGDDPLDFALPLAILQICLVLVVSRGLAYLLKPLRQPRVIAEIIGGIILGPSALGRNKSYMQNVFPPRSLTVLDTLANIGLIFFLFLAGLELDLKSLRQSGNRVLAIAMAGISLPFVIGIGSSFVLKQTIAKGADSAAFLVFMGVALSITAFPVLARILAELKLLTTNVGRTAMSAAAINDIAAWILLALAVALSGHDRSPLVSLWVFLAGCGFVICAILIVPPIFKWMSQRCHEGEPVEEVYICATLAAVLAAGFVTDAIGIHAMFGAFVVGILVPSDGPFASALVEKVEDLVSGLFLPLYFVSSGLKTNVATIKGAQSWGLLVFVIFTASFGKILGTLVVSLFCKVPFNEALVLGFLMNCKGLVELIVLNIGKDRKVLNDQTFAIMVLMAVFTTFITTPLVTAVYKPARKGKIVDYKYRTIGRKNANSQLRILTCFHGARNIPSMINLIEASRGIRKGDALCVYAMHLKEFSERSSTILMVHKARRNGLPFWNKGHHADSNHVIVAFEAYRQLSQVSIRPMIAISSMNNIHEDICATAERKGAAVIILPFHKHQRLDGSLNITRNDFRWVNKRVLEHAPCSVGIFVDRGLGGTSHVSASNVSYRVTVLFFGGGDDREALAYGARMAEHPGIRLLVIRFVGEPMNEGEIVRVDVGDSTGTKLISQDEEFLDEFKAKIANDDSIIYEEKVVKDGAETVAIICELNSCNLFLVGSRPASEVASAMKRSECPELGPVGGLLASQDYPTTASVLVMQQYQNGAPINFTISDSEMEEHVPDRDSESA from the exons ATGGCTTCCAATGCCACATCTAAAAATGCTTGCCCACCGCCAATGAAAGCCACATCAAACGGCGCGTTTCAGGGTGACGATCCTCTTGATTTCGCGCTTCCCCTTGCTATTTTACAGATATGCCTTGTTCTTGTAGTCTCAAGGGGACTGGCATATCTTCTTAAACCTTTAAGGCAACCTAGAGTTATTGCAGAAATTATT GGAGGAATAATTCTCGGGCCATCAGCACTTGGACGGAATAAAAGCTATATGCAGAATGTTTTCCCACCCAGGAGTCTTACAGTATTAGATACTTTAGCAAACATTGGCCTTATATTCTTTCTATTCTTAGCGGGCCTGGAGTTAGATCTTAAATCTCTGCGTCAATCTGGAAATCGAGTTCTTGCTATTGCTATGGCTGGAATAAGCCTACCCTTTGTAATAGGAATTGGTTCATCATTTGTTCTAAAACAAACAATTGCCAAAGGTGCAGATAGTGCAGCATTCCTTGTATTTATGGGTGTTGCTCTGTCCATAACTGCATTCCCCGTATTAGCCCGTATTTTGGCTGAGTTGAAACTTCTAACCACAAATGTTGGCAGAACAGCTATGTCAGCTGCAGCAATTAATGATATAGCTGCCTGGATTCTGCTTGCTCTGGCCGTTGCCTTGTCAGGCCATGACCGATCTCCACTCGTGTCATTGTGGGTCTTCTTAGCCGGGTGTGGTTTTGTCATTTGTGCAATCCTTATTGTCCCTCCAATTTTCAAATGGATGAGCCAACGATGCCATGAAGGTGAACCAGTTGAGGAGGTATACATATGTGCTACATTAGCTGCTGTTCTGGCTGCTGGGTTTGTAACAGATGCTATAGGAATCCATGCCATGTTTGGTGCTTTTGTTGTCGGAATTTTGGTCCCAAGTGATGGACCGTTTGCCAGTGCTCTTGTGGAGAAAGTAGAGGATCTTGTGTCTGGTCTATTTCTTCCACTTTATTTTGTGTCAAGTGGATTGAAGACTAATGTAGCCACCATCAAGGGGGCGCAATCATGGGGTCTTCTGgtttttgttatatttacaGCTTCGTTTGGGAAGATTCTTGGAACTCTTGTTGTTTCACTTTTCTGTAAAGTACCTTTTAATGAGGCTTTGGTGTTGGGGttcttgatgaattgcaagggTTTGGTTGAATTAATAGTCCTCAACATCGGTAAAGATAGAAAG GTTTTGAATGATCAGACTTTTGCCATTATGGTTCTTATGGCTGTCTTTACTACCTTCATCACCACTCCTCTCGTGACTGCTGTGTATAAGCCTGCAAGGAAGGGAAAAATAGTTGATTACAAATATAGAACAATTGGAAGGAAAAATGCAAATAGCCAACTGAGGATTCTTACCTGCTTCCACGGTGCAAGAAATATTCCATCAATGATAAATTTGATTGAGGCTTCAAGAGGAATCCGGAAGGGTGACGCACTTTGTGTGTATGCAATGCACCTTAAAGAATTCTCTGAGAGGTCCTCAACAATATTAATGGTACATAAGGCAAGAAGAAATGGGTTGCCATTTTGGAACAAAGGCCATCATGCAGATTCTAACCATGTTATTGTGGCATTTGAGGCTTACAGGCAACTAAGCCAAGTGTCTATTCGGCCAATGATTGCAATCTCATCTATGAACAACATACATGAAGACATTTGTGCAACTGCTGAGAGGAAGGGTGCCGCAGTCATTATTCTTCCATTTCATAAGCATCAAAGATTGGATGGTTCACTAAATATCACTAGAAATGATTTTCGATGGGTTAACAAAAGGGTACTAGAGCATGCACCATGCTCAGTTGGAATCTTTGTTGATCGTGGGCTTGGTGGTACATCTCATGTCTCCGCAAGTAATGTTTCATATCGTGTTACAGTGCTTTTCTTTGGTGGTGGTGATGATCGTGAAGCCCTTGCTTATGGAGCTCGTATGGCTGAGCACCCTGGCATCAGATTGCTGGTTATTCGCTTTGTAGGGGAACCAATGAATGAAGGAGAGATTGTAAGAGTTGATGTGGGTGACTCCACTGGCACCAAATTAATCTCACAGGACGAGGAATTCCTCGATGAATTTAAGGCGAAAATAGCCAATGATGACTCCATCATCTATGAAGAGAAAGTAGTAAAAGATGGTGCAGAAACAGTTGCTATTATCTGTGAGTTGAATAGCTGCAATCTGTTTCTTGTGGGTTCAAGGCCAGCTAGTGAAGTTGCCAGTGCTATGAAAAGAAGTGAATGCCCTGAACTAGGACCTGTTGGTGGTTTGTTGGCATCACAAGATTACCCCACAACAGCATCTGTTTTGGTGATGCAACAGTATCAAAATGGGGCACCAATAAATTTTACTATCTCAGACTCAGAAATGGAGGAACACGTACCTGATCGGGATTCGGAATCTGCTTAA
- the LOC100809074 gene encoding uncharacterized protein: MDVRFQNLSFTANCSANAFKILGNSMQVEVRGADCSTNNILQLDSHGSSISKGMKRKWDLIDGCMGLSIGSSLSLGLSTSSSDSKESSATACTALSSAKEIDEESSMPMDIELDFTLHLGCEKVKSPKKLASSNLKIFELQPKVDLELSLSTRPSESDITSVCLSPSQAPSFRLNMETPLVFSRTPNADEGSTSCRWKPGLVSLNASASVMLNQAEKKFDHNPIVLDLSSTRPESSVTSTSRLTQQKQPLYCNSNSKTCQVEGCGKGARGASGRCISHGGGRRCQKPGCNKGAEGRTVYCKSHGEGRGCEYLSCTNSVEGHTNFCIAHGGDQRCSHEGCFRAARGKSGSCIRHGGGKRCEIENCTKNSEGLPGLCISRGGGCRCQASGCTEGAQGSTMFCKAHGGGKRCTAPGCTKGAEGTTPLCKGHGGGKCCADHGGGICTKSVHGGTNFCVAHGGGMRCSVPDCMKSARQQSDYCICHGGGKRCKFEGCGKSAPGGTDFCNAHGGRKRCSWGHPGSEYINQQGGSCSSFARGKTGLCALHSGLVLDKRVHGGVTLGPVIQDSHVSKLDEPKQIVINQDIDVDMMKMGSPRAAGVITCSDVKLNEVASTRLPSGEDGHTPMSVAVPEGRVHGGSLMAPLMGSSGLGTSSGRDLLSDQSETIEAGILPQ; the protein is encoded by the coding sequence ATGGATGTGAGGTTCCAGAACTTGAGTTTCACAGCTAACTGTTCTGCAAATGCATTCAAGATTTTGGGTAACTCAATGCAAGTTGAAGTAAGGGGAGCTGATTGTAGTACAAATAATATCTTACAACTTGATTCCCATGGTTCTTCAATTTCAAAGGGAATGAAAAGAAAGTGGGATTTAATTGATGGATGTATGGGTCTGAGCATTGGCTCTTCTTTGTCTCTTGGACTTTCAACAAGTTCCTCGGACAGCAAGGAGAGTTCAGCTACTGCTTGCACTGCTTTGTCTTCAGCCAAAGAGATTGATGAGGAATCGTCCATGCCTATGGATATTGAACTGGACTTTACACTTCATCTTGGCTGCGAGAAGGTAAAGAGCCCAAAAAAACTTGCTAGTTCAAATTTGAAGATATTTGAGTTGCAGCCTAAGGTTGATTTGGAGTTGAGCCTTTCCACACGGCCCTCTGAATCAGATATTACTAGTGTTTGTCTAAGTCCTTCTCAGGCCCCATCTTTCCGATTGAACATGGAGACACCATTAGTATTCAGCAGGACACCAAATGCAGATGAGGGATCAACTTCATGTAGATGGAAACCAGGGCTTGTTTCACTTAATGCAAGTGCTAGTGTAATGTTAAACCAGGCTGAAAAGAAGTTTGATCATAATCCCATTGTTCTAGATCTCTCATCAACGAGACCAGAAAGTTCAGTCACTAGTACTTCCAGACTAACACAACAGAAACAACCACTATATTGCAATAGCAATTCTAAGACATGTCAAGTTGAGGGATGTGGAAAGGGAGCCAGAGGTGCTTCTGGACGTTGTATATCTCATGGTGGTGGTAGGAGGTGTCAGAAACCTGGCTGCAATAAAGGAGCTGAAGGCCGTACTGTATACTGCAAGTCTCATGGAGAAGGCAGGGGATGCGAATATCTTAGTTGCACTAACAGTGTAGAAGGACATACAAATTTCTGTATTGCTCATGGTGGTGACCAGAGATGTAGTCATGAGGGTTGTTTCCGAGCTGCCAGAGGGAAATCTGGATCGTGTATTCGGCATGGTGGTGGCAAGAGATGTGAAATAGAAAATTGTACTAAGAACTCAGAAGGCTTACCAGGTCTGTGTATCTCACGTGGTGGAGGGTGTAGATGTCAAGCTTCTGGTTGTACAGAAGGGGCACAGGGAAGCACTATGTTCTGCAAAGCACATGGTGGGGGAAAACGCTGTACAGCACCAGGGTGCACCAAAGGTGCTGAGGGGACCACACCACTTTGCAAAGGCCATGGTGGAGGAAAATGCTGTGCAGACCACGGTGGTGGAATTTGTACTAAAAGTGTGCATGGAGGTACCAACTTCTGTGTGGCACATGGGGGTGGAATGAGGTGTTCTGTACCTGACTGCATGAAGAGTGCCAGGCAACAAAGCGATTATTGTATATGTCATGGAGGAGGCAAGAGATGCAAGTTTGAAGGGTGTGGAAAGAGTGCACCAGGTGGCACTGACTTTTGCAATGCACATGGGGGAAGGAAGAGATGCTCTTGGGGCCATCCTGGGTCAGAATATATCAATCAACAGGGTGGCTCTTGTAGTTCATTTGCAAGGGGGAAGACAGGTCTGTGTGCACTTCATAGTGGGCTAGTGCTGGATAAGAGAGTTCATGGAGGTGTAACCTTGGGACCAGTTATTCAGGATAGTCATGTTAGTAAACTGGATGAACCGAAGCAGATAGTCATTAACCAAGATATTGACGTAGATATGATGAAAATGGGTAGCCCACGGGCAGCTGGTGTGATAACTTGTTCTGATGTTAAACTAAATGAAGTTGCAAGTACTCGTCTCCCATCTGGGGAAGATGGTCACACACCAATGTCAGTAGCAGTTCCTGAAGGCAGGGTGCATGGTGGAAGTCTGATGGCACCGCTGATGGGGAGTTCTGGCCTTGGTACAAGCAGTGGGAGAGATCTATTGAGTGATCAATCTGAGACAATTGAAGCTGGCATCCTGCCCCAGTAA
- the LOC100808536 gene encoding calcium-dependent protein kinase 1 isoform X1, whose protein sequence is MRQKPNVRLSHQSHMVSRFSPDRVNTKKQQRSNDTVSMGNCNSEASSQTQPHSDHHPQPRSNSNGITVLPPNSKPSVGRVLGRPMEDVRSTYTFGRELGRGQFGVTYLVTHKHTKQQFACKSIATPKLVHRDDLEDVRREVQIMHHLTGHRNIVELKGAYEDRHSVNLIMELCGGGELFDRIIAKGHYSERAAADLCRQIVTVVHDCHTMGVMHRDLKPENFLFLSKDENSPLKATDFGLSVFFKPGDVFKDLVGSAYYVAPEVLRRSYGPEADIWSAGVILFILLSGVPPFWSSKPPLHEQGIFDAILRGHIDFTSDPWPSISSSAKDLVKKMLRADPKQRLSAVEVLDHPWMREDGASDKPLDVAVLSRMKQFRAMNKLKKVALKVIAENLSEEEIIGLKEMFKSMDTDNSGTITFEELKAGLPKLGTKVSESEVRQLMEAADVDGNGTIDYIEFITATMHMNRMEREDHLYKAFEYFDKDRSGYITMEELESTLKKYNMGDEKTIKEIIVEVDTDNDGRINYDEFVAMMRKGKPDLVTNRRRK, encoded by the exons ATGCGTCAAAAACCGAACGTTCGATTGAGTCATCAAAGTCATATGGTTTCACGTTTCAGTCCTGATCGAGTAAACACCAAGAAGCAGCAGCGCAGTAACGACACCGTTTCGATGGGGAACTGTAACAGCGAAGCCTCTTCCCAAACTCAGCCACATTCCGATCACCATCCCCAACCACGCTCCAACTCCAACGGCATCACCGTCCTTCCTCCCAATTCGAAGCCCTCCGTTGGCCGGGTCTTGGGCCGGCCCATGGAGGACGTCCGCTCCACCTACACCTTCGGCCGCGAACTGGGCCGCGGCCAATTCGGCGTGACATACCTTGTGACCCACAAACACACCAAACAACAATTCGCGTGCAAATCCATCGCCACGCCCAAACTCGTCCACCGCGACGACTTGGAGGATGTCCGGCGAGAGGTGCAGATCATGCACCACCTCACCGGCCACCGCAACATCGTGGAGCTCAAGGGCGCTTACGAGGACCGCCACTCCGTTAACCTCATCATGGAGCTCTGCGGCGGCGGCGAGCTCTTCGACCGGATCATTGCCAAGGGCCACTACTCCGAGCGCGCCGCCGCCGACCTCTGCCGCCAGATCGTGACGGTGGTCCACGATTGCCACACCATGGGAGTGATGCACAGGGATCTCAAGCCAGAGAACTTCCTGTTCCTCAGCAAGGACGAGAACTCGCCGCTTAAGGCCACGGACTTCGGTCTCTCCGTGTTCTTCAAGCCCG GCGACGTGTTTAAGGATCTTGTCGGGAGTGCGTACTATGTTGCTCCTGAGGTGCTGCGTAGAAGCTATGGACCCGAAGCTGATATTTGGAGTGCTGGGGTTATATTGTTCATTTTGCTCTCCGGTGTCCCTCCCTTCTGGTCAAGTAAACCTCCCCTTCAT GAACAAGGTATCTTTGATGCTATTCTTCGTGGCCATATTGATTTCACATCAGATCCTTGGCCTTCCATATCGAGTAGTGCCAAAGATCTGGTCAAGAAGATGTTACGAGCTGACCCCAAACAAAGGCTCTCAGCAGTTGAAGTCCTTG ATCATCCTTGGATGAGAGAAGATGGAGCATCTGATAAGCCTCTAGATGTTGCTGTTTTATCCAGAATGAAACAATTCAGGGCAATGAACAAGCTAAAGAAAGTTGCTCTGAAG GTTATTGCTGAAAACCTTTCTGAAGAAGAAATCATTGGCTTGAAGGAAATGTTTAAATCCATGGACACAGATAACAGTGGAACAATCACTTTTGAAGAGTTGAAAGCTGGTCTGCCAAAACTGGGTACTAAGGTTTCTGAGTCTGAAGTAAGGCAGTTGATGGAAGCG GCTGATGTAGACGGAAATGGGACCATTGATTACATTGAATTTATAACAGCTACCATGCACATGAATAGAATGGAAAGAGAGGACCACCTATATAAagcttttgaatattttgacaAGGATAGAAGCGG GTACATCACAATGGAAGAGTTGGAATCTacccttaaaaaatataatatgggTGATGAGAAAACAATAAAGGAAATCATTGTGGAAGTCGATACAGACAAT GATGGAAGAATTAATTATGATGAGTTTGTAGCCATGATGAGGAAAGGCAAACCAGATTTAGTAACCAACAGACGTCGCAAATGA